A DNA window from Patescibacteria group bacterium contains the following coding sequences:
- the pyk gene encoding pyruvate kinase, with product MKFTKIVCTIGPASEKRQILEKLIKAGMNVARLNFSHGTYAQHARLIRNIRAAAKKCGEPVAILQDLQGPRIRIGEISAPEGIKMQKGEKITLVPQRDFKAKSTLKLLPNQYEGLAHDVKAGNHILIADGTMDLRVECVKELHITCSVVVGGTVKSHKGINVPGVALSTDAITEKDKKDVAFGIKQGVDYVALSFVSNEKDILRLRALMKRINPRTGASIGIIPKIERPEAVKRFGAILAVSDGIMVARGDLGIEVPAEKVPVIQKTLIRKCIAAHKPVIVATQMLESMTQNSRPTRAEVSDVANAVVDHTDAVMLSGESAAGLYPVEAVDIMARTLHETERSSFDDYTCGHGAKEKELMDMVAHAVADAALTKQIKLIVIQEDDEAFVRSVASHRPEVRIIAFSNNSVSARKLNLVRGVTVFPQPKNTFAFLKKQKLAKKGDLIAELERNELELERIS from the coding sequence ATGAAATTTACTAAAATAGTATGCACGATCGGCCCAGCATCGGAAAAGCGGCAGATCTTGGAAAAACTTATTAAAGCAGGCATGAATGTCGCGCGGTTGAATTTTTCCCATGGTACGTATGCGCAGCACGCACGTCTTATTCGCAATATTCGCGCAGCGGCGAAGAAATGCGGAGAGCCGGTAGCTATCCTGCAGGATTTGCAGGGGCCGCGCATCCGCATTGGAGAGATCAGTGCACCTGAAGGCATCAAAATGCAAAAAGGGGAAAAAATTACCCTTGTTCCTCAGAGAGATTTCAAAGCTAAGAGCACTCTGAAGCTGTTGCCCAATCAATATGAGGGGTTGGCGCATGATGTGAAAGCTGGAAACCACATTCTTATCGCAGACGGCACTATGGATTTGCGTGTTGAGTGCGTAAAGGAGCTTCATATCACCTGTAGTGTTGTTGTTGGAGGGACTGTGAAATCGCATAAAGGAATCAACGTGCCAGGCGTTGCGCTTTCTACTGATGCGATTACAGAAAAAGACAAAAAAGATGTTGCATTTGGGATAAAACAGGGTGTTGACTATGTCGCGTTATCATTTGTTTCAAATGAAAAAGATATTCTTCGCTTGCGCGCACTCATGAAGCGTATTAATCCCAGAACAGGAGCATCAATTGGGATCATTCCAAAAATTGAACGACCCGAAGCTGTGAAACGATTCGGAGCCATTCTGGCTGTTTCGGATGGCATTATGGTCGCGCGAGGCGATCTTGGTATTGAGGTACCGGCAGAAAAAGTGCCCGTGATCCAAAAAACATTGATACGCAAGTGCATTGCAGCACACAAACCAGTAATTGTTGCAACACAAATGCTCGAATCCATGACGCAGAATAGCAGGCCGACTCGGGCTGAAGTGTCTGATGTTGCAAATGCCGTTGTGGATCATACTGATGCGGTCATGCTTTCAGGAGAGAGTGCTGCGGGGCTCTATCCTGTTGAGGCTGTGGATATTATGGCGCGGACGCTTCACGAAACAGAGCGATCGAGCTTCGATGACTATACGTGCGGACACGGCGCAAAAGAAAAGGAGTTAATGGATATGGTTGCCCATGCTGTTGCGGATGCAGCGCTTACCAAACAGATCAAGCTTATTGTGATACAAGAAGATGATGAAGCGTTTGTACGATCAGTCGCAAGTCATCGGCCCGAAGTGCGCATTATCGCATTTTCCAACAATAGCGTGAGCGCGCGAAAGCTTAATCTTGTACGGGGAGTAACGGTGTTTCCGCAGCCAAAAAATACCTTTGCATTTCTTAAGAAACAAAAACTTGCAAAAAAGGGAGATCTCATTGCTGAACTTGAACGAAACGAACTCGAGCTTGAGAGGATTTCGTAG